In a genomic window of Carassius gibelio isolate Cgi1373 ecotype wild population from Czech Republic chromosome A3, carGib1.2-hapl.c, whole genome shotgun sequence:
- the LOC127952543 gene encoding non-receptor tyrosine-protein kinase TYK2-like isoform X1, giving the protein MSRRGRSKKSKAHTFSGQCEGPGLHVFLLWTKEGERWLSYNEGEVTAEDLTISAAKAVGITPVCHALFALYDPASSCWYSPNHKFKVEDQSSLLLHFRMRFYFRNWHGLGEKEPLVTRHALRTATGAEPVTSPLLELTSLEYLFAQAKYDFVNDLTCLDAVRGEEEISRFKNECLGMAVLHLSYTALQSDSSLQDVAKQTSFLHCIPQSFSRHIAQNNVLTRFRIRRVFANFVTSFQQHTVGKGQFGSQEVMYKYISTLERLAPKFGTETFPVFSLDLRSDEDGSGSYLIASRTQTPSEETVNGEPTHEIRVSGSTGICWRKASAQWGNDYIYNQNREAQSPDEQEMDNWNTFCDFPEISHIAIQGINVCISRQDNMSMDMRLGCSLQARSLVSLLDGYFRLTTDAHHYLCHEVAPPRVVLSGTNDLHGPILDEFVLQKLKKEAEEGSFIVRWSILDYDRIILASLSRTKDGENPTYKQFRITLKGSKFRLEGWDQEFSSIKELTNSLKTFVLKSGEDSFTLKKCCLPRPGELSNLLVMRKGANSSIKTVSETLNLSQLRFHQIKDKEITKEQHLGRGTRTNIYAGWLKIHSSLEDDDDESNNNHRNVKGIRVVLKILDQSHKDIALAFFETASLMSQVSHCHLVFVHGVSVKGSENIMVEEFVEFGPLDVLLHREKAHVTPQWKFTVAKQLASALCYLETKRLVHGNVCGKNILVVRKGLEEGTSPFVKLSDPGVSLSALSRAERVERIPWIAPECIADGARIRSAADQWSFGATLLEICNNGDLPISGSTLPEKERFYETQSRLAVPSSQELASFISMCLTYDPAARPSFRTILRELTEIQIKNPDISSECESLPDRDPSIFYKRYLKKIRDLGEGHFGKVMLYVYDPANDGTGEYVAVKALKQESGSNLHDSWLKEIEILKSLYHSNIVKYKGCCTEMGGQVVQLIMEYLPLGSLREYIPKHRLGIAQSLLFAQQICMGMDYLHSKRYIHRDLAARNVLVENEGVVKIGDFGLTKYIPEGEIYYRVREDGDSPVFWYAIECLKESKFSFASDVWSFAVTLYEILTNCNHRQSPPSKFFEMMGLVQGQMTVVKLITLLEKKERLPCPRDCPREVYLLMEQCWDVSPGQRPSFSSLAESLKEIRQMYKPQPSLQLAQLNHR; this is encoded by the exons ATGTCTAGACGAGGACGTTCAAAAAAATCCAAAGCTCACACATTTTCAGGACAGTGTGAGGGTCCTGGGCTCCATGTGTTTCTGCTCTGGACCAAAGAGGGAGAGCGCTGGCTGTCCTACAATGAGGGTGAGGTGACTGCTGAAGATCTCACCATCAGTGCAGCAAAGGCTGTGG GAATCACTCCAGTCTGTCATGCCTTGTTTGCTCTTTATGACCCTGCATCTTCATGTTGGTACAGTCCAAATCACAAATTTAAAGTGGAAGACCAATCTTCCCTTTTGCTGCATTTCCGTATGAG attttactTCCGTAACTGGCACGGGTTAGGTGAAAAGGAACCGCTAGTGACACGCCATGCATTACGGACTGCAACAGGAGCAGAGCCAGTTACGTCACCTTTGCTGGAGCTGACTTCCCTGGAATACCTCTTTGCTCAG GCGAAATATGATTTTGTGAATGACTTGACCTGTTTGGATGCAGTGAGGGGAGAGGAAGAGATCAGTCGCTTTAAGAATGAATGTCTAGGTATGGCTGTGCTTCACCTCTCTTACACAGCACTGCAGAGCGACTCTTCTCTACAGGATGTGGCCAAGCAGACCAG CTTTCTCCATTGTATCCCTCAATCCTTTTCCCGACACATTGCCCAGAACAACGTCCTGACGAGGTTCCGTATTCGGCGCGTGTTCGCAAACTTTGTAACCAGTTTCCAGCAGCACACGGTGGGCAAGGGACAGTTTGGGTCACAAGAAGTTATGTACAAGTATATATCCACGCTGGAGCGTCTGGCACCAAAATTTGGCACCGAGACCTTTCCTGTGTTCAGTCTTGACCTGAGATCTGATGAAGATGGCAGTGGGTCGTACCTCATTGCCTCCCGAACACAAACTCCCTCTGAGGAAACCGTGAACGGTGAACCTACACATGAGATCAGAGTGTCTGGATCAACTGGTATATGTTGGAGGAAGGCGTCAGCACAATGG GGGAATGACTATATTTATAATCAGAACAGAGAAGCACAGTCACCTGATGAACAGGAAATGGACAACTGGAACACCTTCTGCGACTTCCCTGAGATCTCTCATATTGCCATTCAGGGCATAAACGTCTGCATCAGTCGCCAAGACAACATGTCAATG GACATGCGTTTGGGCTGCAGTCTTCAGGCTCGCTCTCTGGTTTCACTGCTGGATGGATATTTCCGCCTTACAACGGACGCGCATCATTATCTTTGTCACGAAGTGGCTCCACCCAGAGTGGTTCTCAGTGGGACCAATGACCTGCACGGTCCCATACT GGATGAGTTTGTGCTCCAAAAACTAAAGAAAGAAGCAGAGGAGGGATCGTTCATTGTGCGTTGGAGTATTTTGGATTACGATCGCATAATCCTGGCATCTCTGAGTCGAACAAAG GATGGAGAGAATCCAACATACAAACAGTTCAGAATTACGCTGAAGGGCTCCAAGTTCAGACTGGAAGGATGGGATCAAGAATTCTCCAGCATAAAGGAGCTCACCAATAGCTTAAAGACCTTCGTGCTGAAGTCTGGAGAAGACAGCTTCACTCTGAAGAAGTGCTGCCTGCCCAGACCAGGAG AGCTATCAAACCTTCTCGTAATGAGAAAGGGTGCCAACAGCAGCATTAAAACCGTCTCTGAAACCCTAAACCTGAGCCAACTGCGCTTTCATCAAATTAAGGACAAAGAAATTACAAAG GAGCAGCACTTGGGACGAGGCACCAGGACTAACATTTACGCGGGCTGGCTGAAGATTCACAGTTCACTCGAAGACGATGACGACGAGTCTAACAACAATCACCGCAATGTGAAAGGCATCCGGGTTGTCCTTAAAATTCTGGACCAGAGCCACAAGGATATAGCACTA GCATTCTTCGAGACTGCTAGTCTCATGAGTCAAGTGTCTCACTGTCATCTGGTCTTTGTGCATGGAGTTTCAGTTAAAGGATCTGAGA ACATCATGGTGGAGGAGTTTGTGGAGTTCGGCCCATTAGATGTGCTCCTGCACCGAGAGAAGGCGCATGTCACTCCTCAGTGGAAGTTTACTGTGGCTAAACAGCTTGCCAGCGCTCTCTGCTATCTT GAGACAAAGCGTCTGGTCCATGGAAATGTCTGTGGCAAAAATATTCTGGTGGTCCGGAAGGGTTTGGAGGAGGGGACATCACCTTTTGTGAAGCTCAGTGACCCCGGCGTCTCTCTGTCGGCTCTGTCTCGTGCAG AGCGTGTGGAGCGCATCCCGTGGATCGCTCCGGAGTGTATCGCCGACGGGGCCCGCATAAGAAGCGCTGCGGACCAGTGGAGCTTTGGAGCGACTCTGCTGGAAATCTGCAACAACGGAGATCTTCCAATCAGCGGCAGCACACTCCCCGAG AAAGAGCGATTCTATGAGACGCAGAGTCGTCTGGCGGTGCCGTCTTCTCAAGAGCTGGCGAGCTTCATCAGCATGTGTCTGACATATGACCCCGCTGCACGGCCGTCCTTCCGGACCATTCTGAGAGAGCTAACGGAGATTCAGATTAAAA ATCCAGACATTTCATCCGAATGCGAGTCACTCCCAGACAGAGACCCCAGCATCTTTTACAAGCGTTACCTGAAGAAGATCAGGGATCTGGGAGAG GGACATTTTGGAAAGGTGATGCTGTACGTCTACGACCCTGCCAATGACGGAACAGGAGAATATGTGGCGGTGAAGGCATTGAAACAAGAGAGTGGAAGTAACCTCCATGATTCCTGGCTGAAGGAGATCGAGATACTAAAATCACTTTACCACAGCAATATCGTCAAATACAAGGGGTGCTGTACTGAAATGG GTGGACAGGTAGTTCAGTTAATCATGGAGTATCTTCCACTGGGAAGCCTCAGAGAGTACATCCCAAAACACCGGTTGGGAATCGCACAGAGTCTCCTGTTTGCGCAGCAGATCTGTATG GGGATGGACTATCTGCACTCCAAGCGGTACATCCACCGGGATTTGGCTGCACGAAATGTGTTGGTGGAGAATGAAGGTGTGGTTAAGATCGGTGACTTTGGCTTGACAAAGTACATTCCCGAAGGGGAGATCTACTATCGGGTTCGTGAGGACGGAGACAGCCCTGTGTTCTG gtatgCCATAGAGTGCCTGAAGGAGAGCAAGTTTTCCTTTGCTTCTGATGTTTGGTCCTTTGCTGTGACCCTCTATGAGATTTTGACCAACTGCAACCATCGTCAAAGCCCCCCTTCG AAATTCTTTGAGATGATGGGATTGGTCCAAGGTCAGATGACTGTGGTTAAACTTATTACCCTCCTGGAGAAAAAAGAGAGACTGCCTTGCCCTCGAGACTGCCCTCGTGAG GTTTATTTACTGATGGAGCAATGCTGGGATGTCAGCCCTGGGCAGCGTCCATCGTTCAGTTCCCTGGCTGAGTCTCTGAAGGAGATCAGGCAAATGTACAAACCGCAACCATCTCTGCAGCTCGCTCAGCTCAACCATCGCTGA
- the LOC127952543 gene encoding non-receptor tyrosine-protein kinase TYK2-like isoform X2, protein MSRRGRSKKSKAHTFSGQCEGPGLHVFLLWTKEGERWLSYNEGEVTAEDLTISAAKAVGITPVCHALFALYDPASSCWYSPNHKFKVEDQSSLLLHFRMRFYFRNWHGLGEKEPLVTRHALRTATGAEPVTSPLLELTSLEYLFAQAKYDFVNDLTCLDAVRGEEEISRFKNECLGMAVLHLSYTALQSDSSLQDVAKQTSFLHCIPQSFSRHIAQNNVLTRFRIRRVFANFVTSFQQHTVGKGQFGSQEVMYKYISTLERLAPKFGTETFPVFSLDLRSDEDGSGSYLIASRTQTPSEETVNGEPTHEIRVSGSTGICWRKASAQWNREAQSPDEQEMDNWNTFCDFPEISHIAIQGINVCISRQDNMSMDMRLGCSLQARSLVSLLDGYFRLTTDAHHYLCHEVAPPRVVLSGTNDLHGPILDEFVLQKLKKEAEEGSFIVRWSILDYDRIILASLSRTKDGENPTYKQFRITLKGSKFRLEGWDQEFSSIKELTNSLKTFVLKSGEDSFTLKKCCLPRPGELSNLLVMRKGANSSIKTVSETLNLSQLRFHQIKDKEITKEQHLGRGTRTNIYAGWLKIHSSLEDDDDESNNNHRNVKGIRVVLKILDQSHKDIALAFFETASLMSQVSHCHLVFVHGVSVKGSENIMVEEFVEFGPLDVLLHREKAHVTPQWKFTVAKQLASALCYLETKRLVHGNVCGKNILVVRKGLEEGTSPFVKLSDPGVSLSALSRAERVERIPWIAPECIADGARIRSAADQWSFGATLLEICNNGDLPISGSTLPEKERFYETQSRLAVPSSQELASFISMCLTYDPAARPSFRTILRELTEIQIKNPDISSECESLPDRDPSIFYKRYLKKIRDLGEGHFGKVMLYVYDPANDGTGEYVAVKALKQESGSNLHDSWLKEIEILKSLYHSNIVKYKGCCTEMGGQVVQLIMEYLPLGSLREYIPKHRLGIAQSLLFAQQICMGMDYLHSKRYIHRDLAARNVLVENEGVVKIGDFGLTKYIPEGEIYYRVREDGDSPVFWYAIECLKESKFSFASDVWSFAVTLYEILTNCNHRQSPPSKFFEMMGLVQGQMTVVKLITLLEKKERLPCPRDCPREVYLLMEQCWDVSPGQRPSFSSLAESLKEIRQMYKPQPSLQLAQLNHR, encoded by the exons ATGTCTAGACGAGGACGTTCAAAAAAATCCAAAGCTCACACATTTTCAGGACAGTGTGAGGGTCCTGGGCTCCATGTGTTTCTGCTCTGGACCAAAGAGGGAGAGCGCTGGCTGTCCTACAATGAGGGTGAGGTGACTGCTGAAGATCTCACCATCAGTGCAGCAAAGGCTGTGG GAATCACTCCAGTCTGTCATGCCTTGTTTGCTCTTTATGACCCTGCATCTTCATGTTGGTACAGTCCAAATCACAAATTTAAAGTGGAAGACCAATCTTCCCTTTTGCTGCATTTCCGTATGAG attttactTCCGTAACTGGCACGGGTTAGGTGAAAAGGAACCGCTAGTGACACGCCATGCATTACGGACTGCAACAGGAGCAGAGCCAGTTACGTCACCTTTGCTGGAGCTGACTTCCCTGGAATACCTCTTTGCTCAG GCGAAATATGATTTTGTGAATGACTTGACCTGTTTGGATGCAGTGAGGGGAGAGGAAGAGATCAGTCGCTTTAAGAATGAATGTCTAGGTATGGCTGTGCTTCACCTCTCTTACACAGCACTGCAGAGCGACTCTTCTCTACAGGATGTGGCCAAGCAGACCAG CTTTCTCCATTGTATCCCTCAATCCTTTTCCCGACACATTGCCCAGAACAACGTCCTGACGAGGTTCCGTATTCGGCGCGTGTTCGCAAACTTTGTAACCAGTTTCCAGCAGCACACGGTGGGCAAGGGACAGTTTGGGTCACAAGAAGTTATGTACAAGTATATATCCACGCTGGAGCGTCTGGCACCAAAATTTGGCACCGAGACCTTTCCTGTGTTCAGTCTTGACCTGAGATCTGATGAAGATGGCAGTGGGTCGTACCTCATTGCCTCCCGAACACAAACTCCCTCTGAGGAAACCGTGAACGGTGAACCTACACATGAGATCAGAGTGTCTGGATCAACTGGTATATGTTGGAGGAAGGCGTCAGCACAATGG AACAGAGAAGCACAGTCACCTGATGAACAGGAAATGGACAACTGGAACACCTTCTGCGACTTCCCTGAGATCTCTCATATTGCCATTCAGGGCATAAACGTCTGCATCAGTCGCCAAGACAACATGTCAATG GACATGCGTTTGGGCTGCAGTCTTCAGGCTCGCTCTCTGGTTTCACTGCTGGATGGATATTTCCGCCTTACAACGGACGCGCATCATTATCTTTGTCACGAAGTGGCTCCACCCAGAGTGGTTCTCAGTGGGACCAATGACCTGCACGGTCCCATACT GGATGAGTTTGTGCTCCAAAAACTAAAGAAAGAAGCAGAGGAGGGATCGTTCATTGTGCGTTGGAGTATTTTGGATTACGATCGCATAATCCTGGCATCTCTGAGTCGAACAAAG GATGGAGAGAATCCAACATACAAACAGTTCAGAATTACGCTGAAGGGCTCCAAGTTCAGACTGGAAGGATGGGATCAAGAATTCTCCAGCATAAAGGAGCTCACCAATAGCTTAAAGACCTTCGTGCTGAAGTCTGGAGAAGACAGCTTCACTCTGAAGAAGTGCTGCCTGCCCAGACCAGGAG AGCTATCAAACCTTCTCGTAATGAGAAAGGGTGCCAACAGCAGCATTAAAACCGTCTCTGAAACCCTAAACCTGAGCCAACTGCGCTTTCATCAAATTAAGGACAAAGAAATTACAAAG GAGCAGCACTTGGGACGAGGCACCAGGACTAACATTTACGCGGGCTGGCTGAAGATTCACAGTTCACTCGAAGACGATGACGACGAGTCTAACAACAATCACCGCAATGTGAAAGGCATCCGGGTTGTCCTTAAAATTCTGGACCAGAGCCACAAGGATATAGCACTA GCATTCTTCGAGACTGCTAGTCTCATGAGTCAAGTGTCTCACTGTCATCTGGTCTTTGTGCATGGAGTTTCAGTTAAAGGATCTGAGA ACATCATGGTGGAGGAGTTTGTGGAGTTCGGCCCATTAGATGTGCTCCTGCACCGAGAGAAGGCGCATGTCACTCCTCAGTGGAAGTTTACTGTGGCTAAACAGCTTGCCAGCGCTCTCTGCTATCTT GAGACAAAGCGTCTGGTCCATGGAAATGTCTGTGGCAAAAATATTCTGGTGGTCCGGAAGGGTTTGGAGGAGGGGACATCACCTTTTGTGAAGCTCAGTGACCCCGGCGTCTCTCTGTCGGCTCTGTCTCGTGCAG AGCGTGTGGAGCGCATCCCGTGGATCGCTCCGGAGTGTATCGCCGACGGGGCCCGCATAAGAAGCGCTGCGGACCAGTGGAGCTTTGGAGCGACTCTGCTGGAAATCTGCAACAACGGAGATCTTCCAATCAGCGGCAGCACACTCCCCGAG AAAGAGCGATTCTATGAGACGCAGAGTCGTCTGGCGGTGCCGTCTTCTCAAGAGCTGGCGAGCTTCATCAGCATGTGTCTGACATATGACCCCGCTGCACGGCCGTCCTTCCGGACCATTCTGAGAGAGCTAACGGAGATTCAGATTAAAA ATCCAGACATTTCATCCGAATGCGAGTCACTCCCAGACAGAGACCCCAGCATCTTTTACAAGCGTTACCTGAAGAAGATCAGGGATCTGGGAGAG GGACATTTTGGAAAGGTGATGCTGTACGTCTACGACCCTGCCAATGACGGAACAGGAGAATATGTGGCGGTGAAGGCATTGAAACAAGAGAGTGGAAGTAACCTCCATGATTCCTGGCTGAAGGAGATCGAGATACTAAAATCACTTTACCACAGCAATATCGTCAAATACAAGGGGTGCTGTACTGAAATGG GTGGACAGGTAGTTCAGTTAATCATGGAGTATCTTCCACTGGGAAGCCTCAGAGAGTACATCCCAAAACACCGGTTGGGAATCGCACAGAGTCTCCTGTTTGCGCAGCAGATCTGTATG GGGATGGACTATCTGCACTCCAAGCGGTACATCCACCGGGATTTGGCTGCACGAAATGTGTTGGTGGAGAATGAAGGTGTGGTTAAGATCGGTGACTTTGGCTTGACAAAGTACATTCCCGAAGGGGAGATCTACTATCGGGTTCGTGAGGACGGAGACAGCCCTGTGTTCTG gtatgCCATAGAGTGCCTGAAGGAGAGCAAGTTTTCCTTTGCTTCTGATGTTTGGTCCTTTGCTGTGACCCTCTATGAGATTTTGACCAACTGCAACCATCGTCAAAGCCCCCCTTCG AAATTCTTTGAGATGATGGGATTGGTCCAAGGTCAGATGACTGTGGTTAAACTTATTACCCTCCTGGAGAAAAAAGAGAGACTGCCTTGCCCTCGAGACTGCCCTCGTGAG GTTTATTTACTGATGGAGCAATGCTGGGATGTCAGCCCTGGGCAGCGTCCATCGTTCAGTTCCCTGGCTGAGTCTCTGAAGGAGATCAGGCAAATGTACAAACCGCAACCATCTCTGCAGCTCGCTCAGCTCAACCATCGCTGA